Proteins encoded together in one Bacteroides ovatus window:
- a CDS encoding FecR family protein, with protein MDKTDKNTIEELLPRYCEGLATEEERLQVEMWMDESEENRRMAKQIHALYLATDTVHIMTKVDTEKALTKVKSRMTGNRQRKTTWWEWAQRAAAVLFIPLLVTLMVQHWGGSEQELAQMMEVKTNPGMMTSLTLPDGTLVFLNSESTLSYPSRFDSDTRNVTLQGEAYFEVAKNPEKKFIVSTSHQSQIEVLGTHFNVEAYEKEDRIAATLVEGKIGFIYSSDNGSKKVLMDPGQKLVYDIRDSKVQLYATSGESEIAWKEGKIIFRNTPLEEGLRMLEKRYNVEFIIKNDRLKGDSFTGTFTNQRLERILEYFQLSSQIRWRYLDSPDIKDEKSKIEIY; from the coding sequence ATGGATAAGACTGATAAAAATACAATAGAAGAATTGCTTCCCCGTTATTGTGAGGGACTGGCAACGGAAGAAGAGCGTCTGCAGGTTGAGATGTGGATGGATGAGTCGGAAGAAAACCGGCGGATGGCCAAACAGATACATGCTCTTTATCTTGCTACAGATACCGTTCACATCATGACGAAAGTCGACACAGAGAAAGCATTGACAAAGGTGAAAAGTAGAATGACAGGTAACAGACAAAGGAAAACGACATGGTGGGAATGGGCGCAACGTGCGGCAGCAGTGCTGTTCATTCCACTTCTCGTTACTCTGATGGTACAACATTGGGGAGGAAGCGAACAGGAATTGGCACAAATGATGGAAGTGAAAACAAATCCCGGAATGATGACTTCTCTGACATTGCCCGATGGCACATTGGTTTTCCTGAATTCCGAATCTACCTTGAGTTATCCCTCACGCTTCGATAGCGACACGAGAAATGTAACATTGCAGGGAGAGGCTTATTTTGAAGTAGCCAAGAACCCGGAAAAGAAGTTCATAGTTTCTACTTCCCACCAATCACAGATCGAAGTACTGGGAACTCATTTTAATGTAGAGGCTTATGAAAAAGAAGACCGGATTGCAGCAACATTGGTTGAAGGAAAGATAGGTTTTATTTATTCATCTGACAATGGCTCGAAAAAAGTGCTGATGGATCCCGGACAGAAGCTGGTCTATGATATAAGAGACAGTAAAGTGCAGCTTTATGCCACCTCCGGTGAGTCGGAAATAGCTTGGAAAGAGGGAAAGATTATATTTAGAAATACTCCTCTCGAAGAGGGATTGCGAATGTTGGAGAAGCGGTATAATGTGGAATTCATTATTAAAAACGACCGTTTGAAAGGAGACTCATTTACTGGCACGTTTACAAATCAACGCCTCGAGCGTATTCTGGAATATTTCCAGCTTTCTTCTCAAATCCGTTGGCGTTATCTTGATTCGCCGGATATAAAAGATGAAAAGAGTAAAATAGAAATATATTGA
- a CDS encoding TonB-dependent receptor, whose product MQNYFSIQFLWVVKSLWLTSKKIPLSMRLLVLFLVCSIGLTYAADSYAQKALISIDVRNQRVEDILKEIEEQSDFDFFFNNKHVDLNRRVSVSADKSNIFSVLKEIFSGTNVKYSVLDKKIILSIEAQSPEQEKKITVSGTISDAQGEPIIGASVLEKGVQGNGTITDIDGNFKISVSSSKAQLDISYIGYQSQTVAVQPGKNMKIILQEDSKQLDEVVVVGYGTQSKKTLTGAVSMVNMGDVEMNTVPNVSRALAGKAAGFRVNQVSAQPGGEAKFRIRGEASTGAGNEPLFVIDGFPVSSTSNLSSGNGFYESGNIDNVLESLNPDDIESISVLKDAASTAIYGARAGHGVVLITTKRGKSQKPRVTYSGMGSVQVARSNYKMLDTRMYMDMYNKQMHEEWLKLNGMGIYEGYVEKQDTPPTQYKPTFNNDEILTASGTDWLDAVMRNGYTQQHNLSVNGGTEKTRYLASVNYMNQEGIVKNNGVSRFSARLNLDQELSEYVSFGLTATYSQNKYDNVPLGDNANEYSGVLTGAIQSNPTIPIYDSEGNYFIDPKRPFVANPVSLLDIKDNTVKDRIIGSAFVSVKPLKDLEVKLQLGVDRSFQKRSSYLPKTTLQGKTKNGRADISQETSTAYLMELTAQYSKNFGDHNVKAIGGYSFQKFKNDGLSAGNEDFLVDGFGYNSLGSGNYKKPSVGSWASINSIASLFARANYSYKGRYLLEATVRADAASNFAPENRWGYFPSVSAGWMISEENFMKGASNWLSMLKLRTSYGQTGNSNVGYRIYDYYEVGRSAIIGGAESTGVYASDLGNRSLTWETTTEFNVGVDLGIFNNRFKLTAEYFKRKITDLLVTNKPLPFYNEINKIAGNIGSTQSQGVEITVNTVNIVTKDFEWDTTLTLSHYNDRWLTRDPNWKPKPYEKENDPIRAWWEYEALGILQPGEKVPDAQKDLVPGMMKLKDRDGNGVLGDEDKVYMGNGDPKIIYGLNNSFRYKNFDLNIYFYGEAGRKRGASYYEGWTRMDNGINVSTYALKAFNSNNLTATDPTFVRGGSGWGDYYVKSIYYVRCGSITLGYKVPISQKIAKNLRVYVDVNNPFVITNWTGLDPETDNGTYAYPNVTSYNFGVSISF is encoded by the coding sequence ATGCAAAATTATTTTAGCATCCAATTTTTATGGGTGGTAAAGTCACTTTGGCTAACCTCAAAAAAAATCCCATTATCTATGAGACTATTGGTTTTGTTCTTAGTATGTTCTATTGGGCTGACCTATGCAGCCGATAGTTACGCTCAAAAGGCTTTAATCAGTATTGATGTACGTAATCAGCGGGTGGAGGACATTCTAAAAGAAATTGAAGAGCAGTCTGATTTTGATTTCTTCTTCAATAATAAGCATGTCGATTTGAATCGTCGCGTATCAGTTTCTGCTGATAAAAGCAACATTTTTAGTGTGTTGAAAGAAATCTTTTCCGGTACTAATGTAAAATATTCGGTACTAGACAAGAAGATTATATTATCCATTGAGGCACAGTCTCCTGAACAAGAAAAGAAAATAACCGTATCCGGTACTATATCAGACGCACAGGGGGAGCCGATTATCGGAGCCAGTGTATTAGAAAAAGGAGTACAGGGTAACGGTACGATAACAGATATTGACGGGAACTTCAAAATCTCCGTCTCTTCATCGAAGGCACAGCTCGATATCTCCTATATCGGCTATCAGTCTCAAACGGTTGCCGTGCAACCCGGAAAAAATATGAAAATCATTTTGCAGGAAGATTCCAAACAACTCGATGAAGTGGTAGTGGTGGGTTATGGTACACAGAGCAAGAAGACATTGACCGGTGCCGTTTCTATGGTAAACATGGGAGATGTGGAGATGAATACCGTACCGAATGTATCTCGTGCGTTGGCGGGTAAAGCAGCGGGGTTCCGTGTGAACCAGGTTTCTGCACAACCGGGTGGTGAGGCGAAGTTTCGTATTCGTGGAGAAGCGTCTACCGGTGCTGGTAATGAACCTTTATTTGTAATCGACGGCTTCCCGGTGTCTTCTACTTCCAATTTAAGTTCTGGTAATGGTTTCTATGAATCGGGTAATATTGATAATGTACTGGAATCATTGAATCCGGATGATATTGAATCCATTTCTGTGTTGAAAGATGCTGCTTCCACAGCTATTTATGGTGCGCGTGCCGGACATGGAGTTGTTTTGATTACCACCAAACGTGGTAAAAGTCAAAAGCCCAGAGTGACTTATTCCGGTATGGGGTCGGTGCAGGTAGCTCGTTCCAACTACAAGATGCTTGATACTCGTATGTATATGGATATGTATAATAAACAGATGCATGAAGAGTGGTTAAAGTTGAACGGAATGGGTATCTATGAAGGATATGTTGAAAAGCAGGACACTCCGCCTACTCAATATAAACCCACTTTCAATAATGATGAAATATTGACTGCTAGCGGTACCGATTGGTTGGATGCGGTGATGCGCAATGGATATACGCAACAACACAATCTTTCTGTGAATGGTGGTACGGAGAAAACCCGTTATCTGGCTTCTGTCAACTATATGAACCAGGAAGGAATTGTCAAGAATAATGGTGTCAGTCGTTTTTCTGCCCGTTTGAATCTGGATCAGGAATTGAGTGAATATGTTTCTTTCGGACTGACTGCTACTTACTCGCAGAATAAGTATGACAATGTTCCTCTGGGAGACAATGCCAATGAATATTCCGGTGTATTGACCGGTGCTATCCAATCCAATCCTACAATTCCTATCTATGACTCTGAAGGAAATTATTTCATTGATCCGAAACGTCCCTTCGTTGCGAATCCGGTGTCTTTGTTGGATATTAAGGATAATACGGTAAAAGACCGGATCATAGGATCTGCATTCGTATCCGTGAAACCGTTGAAAGACTTGGAAGTGAAGTTGCAGTTAGGTGTCGACCGTAGTTTCCAGAAACGTTCCAGCTATTTGCCTAAGACAACTTTGCAGGGAAAGACCAAAAACGGAAGAGCGGATATTTCGCAGGAAACAAGTACTGCCTATCTGATGGAGCTGACAGCTCAATACTCCAAGAACTTTGGCGATCATAACGTGAAAGCTATTGGTGGTTATTCTTTCCAAAAATTTAAAAATGATGGATTGAGTGCCGGAAATGAAGATTTTCTTGTAGATGGCTTTGGATATAATAGTTTGGGTTCAGGAAATTACAAGAAACCATCTGTAGGTTCATGGGCTTCTATTAACAGTATTGCTTCTTTGTTTGCCCGTGCCAATTACTCGTATAAAGGCAGATATTTACTGGAAGCTACAGTTCGTGCTGATGCTGCTTCCAATTTCGCCCCGGAAAATCGTTGGGGTTATTTCCCGTCCGTATCAGCCGGTTGGATGATAAGTGAAGAAAATTTCATGAAAGGGGCTTCAAACTGGTTGTCTATGTTGAAGTTAAGAACTTCTTATGGACAGACGGGTAACTCTAATGTCGGTTATCGCATTTACGACTATTATGAAGTGGGAAGAAGTGCCATTATCGGAGGTGCAGAATCAACAGGAGTATATGCTTCGGATTTGGGCAACAGGAGCCTGACTTGGGAAACGACTACGGAATTTAATGTAGGTGTGGATCTAGGTATATTCAACAACCGATTTAAGTTGACAGCCGAATATTTCAAACGTAAGATTACAGACTTGTTGGTGACAAATAAACCATTGCCTTTTTATAATGAAATAAATAAAATAGCGGGTAATATAGGATCAACACAAAGTCAGGGTGTGGAAATCACAGTGAATACGGTGAATATCGTTACTAAAGATTTTGAATGGGATACGACATTAACCTTGTCACATTACAATGACCGTTGGCTGACACGTGACCCGAACTGGAAACCCAAACCTTATGAAAAAGAAAATGATCCGATTCGTGCATGGTGGGAATATGAAGCGCTTGGCATCCTGCAACCGGGAGAAAAAGTTCCGGACGCTCAAAAAGACTTGGTTCCGGGTATGATGAAGTTGAAAGACCGCGATGGAAACGGAGTATTGGGAGATGAGGATAAAGTATATATGGGTAATGGTGATCCAAAAATTATCTACGGTCTGAACAACTCGTTCAGATATAAGAACTTCGACTTGAATATCTATTTCTATGGAGAAGCCGGCAGAAAGAGAGGAGCCAGTTATTATGAGGGCTGGACACGTATGGACAATGGTATCAATGTTTCTACTTATGCCCTGAAAGCTTTTAATAGCAATAACCTGACAGCCACAGATCCGACATTTGTCAGAGGTGGAAGCGGATGGGGGGATTACTATGTGAAATCTATCTATTACGTTCGTTGTGGAAGCATTACATTAGGATATAAAGTGCCTATCAGCCAGAAGATTGCCAAGAATCTCCGTGTATATGTAGACGTGAATAATCCGTTTGTGATTACTAACTGGACAGGTCTGGACCCGGAAACGGACAATGGAACCTATGCATATCCGAATGTAACCTCATATAATTTTGGTGTATCAATATCTTTCTAA
- a CDS encoding RagB/SusD family nutrient uptake outer membrane protein: MKKTIYTAIATLLFLISSCTLEQEVYNKINPGMFPQNAEDVNALVNSSAYYVFSPWGIFEVAAGYVTTSEMVTDYVENTWGWTTVYNSYEANDWHIDGDYRRVYDYSQYLASMTLTMDRIKDVNMDETLKARYMAELKCGRGFLAFLMYDMYGPIPIADLETLQKPEAEIVIPRLSEEAMREYIVSNLKDAANVLPYKYEDTNYGRFTKGLANTLLLKFYMMTKQWDEAEKIGRELTKPEYGYKLVDDYNSLFSLSGEKNSEVIFSCVAEAGVMEQKWFAHVLTSDYPLPAGMSVTAWGGFKISWPAYESYDPKDKRRERIIGEYTGTEGVHHSRALDRDGGTTGILFYGAIPVKYKIEGVVGEKCEIDMPIYRYADVLTLLSEAIVRNGNSITQEAIGLLNQVRVTHGGLKAYQLSDFSSVEDFLDKLLEERGHEFYFEGVRRQDLIRHGKFIEAALAKARFAGQPTGKIETKVDGQYKYEKFPLPTHLITEGQGIIIQNPGY, from the coding sequence ATGAAAAAGACAATTTATACTGCAATAGCAACTCTCTTGTTCCTCATTTCGTCTTGTACGCTGGAGCAGGAAGTATATAATAAAATTAATCCGGGAATGTTTCCCCAAAATGCTGAAGATGTAAATGCTTTGGTCAATTCGAGTGCTTATTATGTGTTTTCTCCGTGGGGAATTTTTGAAGTAGCGGCAGGCTATGTGACGACTTCGGAAATGGTAACCGATTATGTGGAAAACACTTGGGGATGGACTACCGTATACAATTCGTATGAAGCTAATGACTGGCATATCGACGGTGACTATCGTCGTGTGTATGACTATTCCCAGTATTTGGCTTCCATGACTTTGACAATGGATCGCATCAAGGACGTGAATATGGATGAAACCTTGAAAGCTCGCTATATGGCGGAATTGAAATGCGGACGTGGTTTCCTGGCTTTTCTGATGTATGATATGTATGGTCCGATACCTATCGCCGATCTGGAGACTTTGCAAAAACCGGAAGCGGAGATTGTTATTCCACGTTTGTCGGAAGAAGCTATGCGTGAATACATTGTTTCCAACTTGAAAGATGCAGCTAATGTGTTGCCCTATAAGTATGAAGATACAAATTACGGACGCTTCACCAAAGGATTGGCCAATACATTATTGCTGAAATTCTACATGATGACCAAGCAATGGGATGAGGCGGAGAAAATAGGACGTGAATTGACAAAACCGGAATACGGTTATAAATTGGTAGACGATTATAACTCTCTGTTCTCTTTATCTGGTGAAAAGAATTCGGAAGTCATATTCTCATGTGTGGCCGAGGCCGGTGTGATGGAACAGAAATGGTTCGCTCACGTACTGACTTCTGACTATCCGCTTCCTGCCGGAATGTCGGTGACTGCCTGGGGAGGATTTAAAATATCCTGGCCTGCATACGAATCTTATGATCCTAAAGACAAGAGACGTGAAAGAATTATTGGTGAATATACAGGTACGGAGGGCGTACACCATAGCCGGGCGCTTGACCGTGACGGTGGTACGACAGGTATACTCTTCTACGGTGCAATTCCGGTGAAATATAAAATTGAGGGGGTAGTAGGTGAGAAGTGCGAAATAGATATGCCCATCTATCGTTATGCGGATGTATTGACTTTACTTTCGGAAGCTATCGTTCGCAATGGAAACAGTATCACTCAAGAGGCGATTGGCCTGTTGAATCAGGTGCGGGTTACTCATGGTGGACTAAAAGCTTATCAATTGAGTGATTTTTCATCTGTAGAAGATTTTCTGGATAAATTGTTGGAAGAACGTGGACATGAATTTTATTTTGAAGGAGTGCGTCGTCAGGATTTGATCCGCCACGGAAAATTTATTGAAGCAGCACTTGCCAAAGCAAGATTTGCCGGACAGCCGACAGGTAAAATAGAAACGAAAGTGGATGGACAATATAAATATGAGAAATTCCCGTTGCCTACTCATCTGATTACTGAAGGACAAGGCATTATAATTCAAAATCCCGGTTACTAA
- a CDS encoding SusE domain-containing protein: MKHLLYSLLGILLLAGCKEDKYNVIIPMSDIYLSAPQDGAIIDLNDLSIEKYSFSWEKPLENGAKLLICTDRKFKEPVIIDAGKSTSVAISALTADQSFSQLGIKAGQEAVLYWTVKETGNITAAASEARTIRVKRMTSKLVQPEDLTKISLAENAPETAVQFEWDTQEWPESTSYSLCFSLDPEMKQTVAEHSVGVVNGKSSLTHEELQALLDKLSIKRWTSNSVYWNVKTDDGQWVSRSSGVLNMTEMMRFIDVRGDEKITYRVVRIFYSDKTSLVWLADNLRATKYADGTDIEANNFKKTPASLGEGRVKAYGVHYHYDIRDKIAPKGWRLPTIQEYKNLFAEAGTAEGQWNVLKDPEYYESVKGQAHLNDWKFNLCASGQWSGDAITNHTGPYCYLLVTDDMSHQCILHDGGATLWSPWTTGAPARFIYNEN; encoded by the coding sequence ATGAAACATTTATTATATAGTCTATTAGGAATCTTGTTGCTTGCCGGATGTAAGGAAGACAAGTACAATGTAATCATTCCGATGTCGGATATTTACTTGAGCGCGCCTCAAGATGGAGCGATCATTGATTTGAATGATTTATCGATTGAGAAATATAGTTTCTCTTGGGAGAAACCTCTGGAAAATGGAGCAAAGCTGCTTATTTGTACTGACAGGAAATTCAAAGAACCGGTAATAATTGATGCAGGAAAATCGACTTCTGTTGCGATATCTGCACTGACTGCCGATCAGAGTTTTTCTCAATTGGGAATTAAAGCGGGGCAGGAAGCGGTATTGTATTGGACGGTCAAAGAAACTGGTAATATAACCGCAGCAGCTTCGGAAGCACGCACCATTCGGGTGAAACGTATGACTAGCAAATTAGTGCAGCCGGAAGATTTGACTAAGATTTCTTTGGCTGAAAATGCCCCGGAAACTGCTGTGCAGTTTGAATGGGATACCCAGGAATGGCCTGAATCTACCTCGTACTCGCTTTGTTTCTCACTGGATCCTGAAATGAAACAGACGGTTGCCGAACATAGTGTGGGAGTTGTGAATGGTAAATCATCATTGACTCATGAAGAACTTCAGGCACTGCTCGATAAACTTTCTATCAAACGTTGGACTTCCAATTCTGTGTATTGGAATGTGAAGACTGATGATGGGCAATGGGTGTCACGTTCTTCCGGAGTACTGAATATGACAGAAATGATGCGCTTCATCGATGTTCGTGGAGATGAAAAGATTACTTATCGTGTTGTTCGTATATTTTATAGTGACAAAACATCATTGGTTTGGTTGGCAGATAACCTGCGCGCAACTAAATATGCTGATGGTACAGATATTGAAGCGAATAATTTCAAAAAGACACCTGCATCGCTCGGAGAAGGTAGAGTGAAAGCCTATGGAGTGCATTATCATTACGATATTCGTGATAAGATAGCGCCTAAGGGATGGCGTTTGCCGACCATACAGGAATATAAGAATTTGTTTGCAGAAGCCGGAACTGCCGAAGGTCAATGGAATGTATTGAAAGATCCTGAATATTATGAATCAGTAAAAGGACAGGCGCATTTGAACGACTGGAAATTCAATTTGTGTGCTTCCGGTCAATGGAGCGGTGATGCAATCACTAATCATACCGGACCGTACTGTTATCTGTTGGTCACTGATGATATGTCTCATCAATGTATTCTTCATGATGGAGGGGCAACATTGTGGAGTCCTTGGACAACCGGTGCTCCTGCACGTTTTATCTACAATGAAAATTAA
- a CDS encoding DUF4874 domain-containing protein, translating into MLINIKKTMTILSTLLLGIMCSFCSDTIDVYAGQYGEEDGTSEPETPEVTGNIVPIESLRNPDRGFHLECNLLADQMKSPYNDYEVYGNDLYTKKVEQFDAKDDNLTLVQQYIYLTNWVSKDLDAEALSNIRKIFELMKAQGYKAILRFAYNHAGLNTSGGESKQWILRHIEQLTPLLNEYIGQIATMQVGFIGAWGEWHTSPLMNDQSAKNAIVSALLRALPAPYCVEMRYPNHKKALTLEQEGSRGRIGYANDYFTAGEHPLAPGNDFVPNTDDYKQITEEVKVNNFYMSGEIPYNEDTEWGLAELISPIKSLRILREHRYSAFDVTQNYDLNIMSWKRVKVNPALLNDNHILFDESYFKDEEGNEVVRSFYDFVRDHLGYRLNLQSESKVEAKGGNLEYDLTITNTGFATVINPKEVYLVLVSESGQVVKEFKLDVDPKTWIPATEQEPNQAAKYTIKGSVAAGVSGTYKVGIWMPEKVADWKYNSVYAIKFAKTENVTHWYDDADKYAVNLFGTVTF; encoded by the coding sequence ATGTTAATCAATATAAAGAAAACTATGACCATATTATCTACCTTATTATTAGGTATTATGTGTAGCTTTTGTTCTGATACAATAGATGTATATGCGGGACAATATGGAGAAGAAGACGGAACGAGTGAACCGGAAACTCCGGAGGTAACAGGAAATATTGTACCGATCGAGTCGCTTAGGAATCCCGATAGGGGATTCCACTTGGAATGTAATTTGCTTGCCGACCAAATGAAAAGTCCATATAATGATTATGAGGTTTATGGCAATGATTTGTATACGAAGAAAGTAGAGCAATTTGATGCAAAGGACGACAACCTGACTCTTGTACAGCAATATATCTACTTAACTAACTGGGTGAGTAAAGACCTGGATGCTGAAGCTCTGTCGAATATCCGCAAGATATTCGAGTTGATGAAAGCGCAGGGGTATAAAGCCATTCTTCGTTTTGCATACAATCACGCCGGGCTGAATACTTCCGGTGGCGAATCCAAACAATGGATTCTCCGGCACATCGAGCAACTTACTCCTCTGTTGAATGAATACATTGGACAAATTGCTACCATGCAGGTTGGTTTTATCGGTGCTTGGGGAGAGTGGCATACTTCTCCGTTGATGAATGACCAGAGTGCGAAGAATGCAATCGTCAGTGCTTTATTGAGAGCCTTGCCTGCACCTTATTGTGTAGAAATGCGTTATCCGAATCATAAGAAAGCGTTGACACTGGAACAGGAAGGATCTCGTGGACGCATCGGATATGCGAATGATTATTTTACAGCCGGCGAACATCCGCTTGCACCGGGCAATGACTTTGTTCCTAATACGGATGATTACAAGCAGATAACGGAAGAGGTGAAAGTGAACAATTTCTATATGAGTGGTGAGATCCCTTATAATGAGGATACAGAATGGGGATTGGCAGAGTTGATTAGTCCGATAAAATCACTGCGTATTTTGCGCGAACACCGTTACTCGGCATTTGATGTGACGCAAAACTATGATTTAAATATCATGAGTTGGAAACGGGTAAAGGTAAATCCCGCTTTATTAAATGATAATCACATTCTGTTTGATGAGAGTTACTTCAAAGATGAGGAGGGCAATGAAGTTGTCCGTTCATTCTATGATTTTGTACGCGACCATTTGGGCTATCGTCTGAATCTTCAAAGTGAATCGAAAGTAGAAGCAAAAGGTGGAAATTTGGAATACGATCTGACGATTACAAATACCGGTTTTGCTACGGTGATTAATCCGAAAGAGGTATATCTCGTATTGGTTTCCGAAAGCGGCCAGGTAGTGAAAGAATTCAAACTGGATGTGGATCCTAAAACCTGGATTCCGGCTACCGAACAGGAACCGAATCAGGCTGCGAAATACACTATCAAAGGAAGTGTGGCAGCCGGTGTGAGCGGAACCTATAAAGTGGGAATCTGGATGCCCGAAAAAGTAGCCGATTGGAAATACAATTCGGTATATGCCATTAAGTTTGCTAAAACAGAGAATGTGACTCATTGGTATGATGATGCAGACAAATATGCCGTGAACCTGTTCGGAACAGTTACATTCTAA